aaaaatcaaactagttgcccacatttttaaaaatcaagaatttcaCTTATACCTACCTATTTCTCCAGGAAATTCATAAGATCTCTCAAAATGCAGCCCACATTATTTGGGAGTATCAGTAAGTGAGACGTGGCTGCTGTCCCCAGGCATGATGGTCTCTCGGCCCATCACCTTCCCCACTACATACATTGCCTGTGTATGCATTCACAGCTCCCCTGTTTGGTAAGAGCCTTGCTGCATGAGCAGCTGTGGTTTCCCACAACTGACACACAGGGACAGGGAAAGCTGAGGGATGATGTTGCTACCCTCTAGAGTGCTTTCATGGAGAAGCTATGTCAGGGAGCAAGGATTCCTGTCCCTTCAagggtccttctagctggactaagaatcaaattgacataagacattaataggagaaaatcaaatttaatagaatACATATAGGGAATCCACATGgtcatggaaattccaaagacaggcaaaatgagatATATGTCATTCCAAACTAAGGAGAAGGGGATAGGGGCCTGGgatttcagaggaaaggaatgttATCCACAGAATGCTAAGAagagatgtttggtaattagatgtctGCCCGGCCATGCAGGTGgatcattcaaataaaatttatctttgtgtggcacctgggtggtacagtcagttaggtgtctgactttggttttggctcaggttgtgatgtcagggttgtaggatcaagccccacgtcaagttccatgctcagcatggcaTCTTCTTGAcattgtttctccctttccctctgctctgcctcccgcttgtgctctctacctctctctctaaaataaatatatcttttaaaaaattatctttactaACAATCCTTATACTGGAAAGACCCTCCAAGTTAGATTCTTCTGTGTGGTTAAGGGAGGGACAAATTTCTCTTGAGTCCACAGGGTCTCATTTTGCCTTCacctcaaaataatccacatgccaaagtggcacatgtgggggaggggcctgtcCCAAATTCCTTCTGCTCAGTCTGTTTAAGGAAAATGGGCTTATAGCAAAGCAGGAACCAACAGAATGGGTGATTGGGGAAAagtgtttccatttcttggaaATACTCTGAGAAGAATGGAGTGCTATTTTTGTCTTGGGTGGTTTAGACATTTGGTAGCCTTGATGTAAGATAAGAAGATAAACCACatgataaagaagctgtggtatgtgtgtgtgtgtgtgtgtataaatattcaggtgatatatatcatatatatatatatgtatattactcagccattaaaagggatgaaatcttgccatttgcaacaacacaggaggcataatgctaagtgaaataagtcagagaaagacaaatatatgatttcacgcagagatggaatttaagaaacagaagtgaacaaaagaaaaaaagacacaaaccataaaacagactcttaaataggGAGAATAAACTGAGGAATGTGGGGTAACCCGACCAGGTGGAGCTGGGGATCCAGGCAGAACAGAGacagaagtttattgaatacaccacaagagagcccaagcaggactGCGGTGGGGGCTGCTGTTAAAGGGGAAGGTGAGGAAGTATGGGAACCaaggatattttcctttttttggtaccTGTGTGTGGGTATAAATAGCCCATTGGTCAGCTAGGGCttatggctattttttttaatgtattcatttctttgagGTCTTTCCAgtataaggcagagggagagactcttcaagctgactccctgctgagcaggagcacAACTCAGGTCTccatcacatgaccctgagatcatgacctgaagccaaaattgagtaggacacttaaccaactgagccacccaggcaccgtgGGCCTATGACTATTTTGAAGtggatcttcatttttttttttcttgagattttctttacttatctaacagagagagagagagagtgaacacaggcagggggagcagccgagtcagagggagaagcagggtgtccactgagcaggaagcctgagcccgggctctatcccaggactcccggatcaagacctgagccaaaggcagatgcttcactgactgagacATGCAGGTGCCTGGAGGTGGGTCTCCTAATGGGCCTGTCTGTATTCACCCCAGTGGTCACTGTGGGCCCTTCTACCTCACCCAGGTTTCCATTGCTCACGTTGGTTATCTAAAAGTAGCCTCTGAATCATCtgtaatataacactgtatgttttTCTACTggagtttaaaaaagaagaaaagaagctaAACTACATgatctcttaaaaaattatctttactaACAATCCTTATACTGGAAAGACCCTTCAAGTCCTCCTCATGGTCTCTTTCAGGTGTCAGGGAGAAagaaatttttcctttgttcagaATCCTTCTAGCTGGACTCAGAATTAAATTTACACAAGACAAATTAACAGGACAAAATCGAATGCGGTTTCCCGTATCTGGGGAATCCAAACAAacatgaaattccaaagacaggtgGCATGGGGTACAGGTGTCATTCTCCTGTGCATGTCTCATGTAAGAAGGGTCGGGTCTGGGTGTACAAAGCGGGGAAGGCCATCAGCTGGAAAGTGGGAGAAGATGCTTACAACACGGAGTTCGCCCTGTTATGCAGACCAGTTTCTTAggtaaaaagaaatctttgttaatagctctcttcctggtacaggcactcctttccaatgtaaatttagaCAGTTGAGGGGGAGGTAAAGAACTTTTCCTGAATCCATTCAGTTTtgattacctttttaaagattttattcatttattcctgtgagacacacagagagaggcaaagacacaggcagagggagaagcaggctccctgtggggagcccaatgcggactcaaccccaggacccaagatcataccctgagccaaaggcagatactcaaacactgagccacccaggtgcctctttaactcaaaataatcttcatgccaaagCAGCCCATCTTGGGGTGGCCTGTTCTGTGTCCCAACACAGATCTAGGATTTTATGACTCTGTAGGAGAGATGGAAAACTTTAACCTTGGGGAGTTTATAACACAAGTGGAAAAGACCAAAGGGAAGCAGAATTTGTCATCCCCagaatatgcctctttggcataaaaattaatttaggctgattatttttctttatttatttattcagagggggggggtgcagagacacaggcagagagagaagcaggctccatgcaggaagcctgatgtggaactcaatcccaggtctccaggatcacacccccagctgcaggaggcactaaaccgctacgccaccagggctgccctaggctgatatttttaagaaatagtagacacaggagaagctctgaaaaccaaCTAGAAATTGCCCTTTTGTAAAAGAAACgtacatttataagggaaatctccattagtttgggggcttttttttggttgttttgtttgttggctGGGGACAATATACTTGATGGCACATGGCAAGGTCAGGCTCCCCAAACTTCTCCCCATCTTCAGGGGTTCTAGGATGGAAACTATGTAGAGGTCAGGAGATTCTCGGTATGTTGGGGAATGAGTTGGGTTaaggactccccagcagctgagggcctcccTCTTCCTTGAGCTCTTCCTTGAGCTCTCCCTGGGGCTGATGGTCCAGGGGGCTCTTACTCCTTAGAGGCCATGTAGACCATAAGGTCCACCAATTTCTTGCTGTAGCCAAATTCACCATCATCCTGGGAAATGAGCTTGATACAGTGGTCACTGAGGGCAGTGCCAGCCCCAGCATTGAGGGTGGAAGAGTAGACATCACTGTTAAAGTCACAGGAAACAACCTGGTCCTCACCAAACCTCAGAATACCCTTGAAGGGGCCCTTTGATGCCAGCTTCACCATCTTCTTGATGTCATTGTATTTGGCAGCTTTTTCTAGACAGTTGATCAGATCTATGACTAACACACTGTGGGTGGGGACATAGAAGTCCATGCCAGTGAGCTTTCccattcagctcagggatgacttTGCCTACAGCCCTGGAGGCACCAGTAGAAGCAGGAATgatattctgagaaaaaaaaaatgatattctgggcagccccttgGCCATCatgccacagcttcccagaggagcCATCCatggtcttctgggtggcagtgatgaCACAGACTGTGTTCACAAGTCCCTCCATGGTGTCAAGGTTGTAATGGATGACCTTGGCCACAGTAGTCAAGCAGTTGttgcaggaggcattgctgacaatcttgagggagttgtcatacttctcatGGTTCTTGCCCATCAGAAACATGGGGCATCAGCAGACGGGCAGAAATGATGACCCTCTTGCTCCAcccttcaagtgagccccagTATCCTTGTGGTGGTAAAGATCCCAGTGGACTCCAAACATACTCAGtaccagcatcaccccatttgatgttggaGGGATCTGACTCCTGGTAGATGGACTTTTTGTTGATAAGTATATCCTATCAGCCCTGCTGATCAGGGGGCCTGatgcccaggaccctgagactatgagctgagccaaagtccaatgcttaactgactaagccacccaggtactcctcatttcttttgtctttagctggagctggtatttaaggtggtggcttGGCCCATTTCagggagttactcagttttcccCGGGTATATCCTACATGTACAGGagatatactttttatttaatttctgtttgtttttctcttgtcaattttttttattatatgggGGTCTTAAGCAAGAATctagaagggtagaggaaaagttatttttccttccttacaaa
The Vulpes vulpes isolate BD-2025 chromosome 2, VulVul3, whole genome shotgun sequence genome window above contains:
- the LOC140596263 gene encoding glyceraldehyde-3-phosphate dehydrogenase-like, which codes for MFLMGKNHEKYDNSLKIVSNASCNNCLTTVAKVIHYNLDTMEGLVNTVCVITATQKTMDGSSGKLCVLVIDLINCLEKAAKYNDIKKMVKLASKGPFKGILRFGEDQVVSCDFNSDVYSSTLNAGAGTALSDHCIKLISQDDGEFGYSKKLVDLMVYMASKE